In Bradyrhizobium sp. 200, the sequence CCGTGCTCAGCGACGGCCGCATCCGCAGTATCACCGGGTTCCTGGATCAGGTACCGGCGGCGTAATCGAAATATTTCGGGAACCTCTTTTCCCTTGCCGCATCCAACCCCAATACCCTGTTATTGGTGGACATCATGCGTCAGGCACACATACCGCAAATCGCGCCCGTCGGATCCGGCGATGCCGAGCTGGTGCGGCGGGCGCTGGCCCGCGACGAGGCTGCGATCCGCACCATCATGCAGGCGAACAACCGCAGGCTCTATCGCCTCGCCCGCGGCATCCTGCGCAATGATGGCGAGGCCGAGGACGTGGTGCAGGAAGCCTACGTCCGCGCCTTCACGCATCTGGAAAACTTTCGCGGCGATTCCAGCCTGTCGACCTGGCTGTCGCGGATTGCGATGAACGAGGCGCTGGGGCGTCTTCGCCGCCAGCGGCCGGGCGTCGACATCGACTCATTGCCGCAGGGCGCGCTCGAAGCCCAAATCATTCAGTTTCCTCTCGCCGCCGGCGATGATCCGGAAAAATCCATGGCCCAGCGTGAAATCCAGCATGTCGTCGAGCATGCCATCGACGAATTGCCGGAGGCGTTTCGTCTCGTCTTCATCACCCGAATCATCGAAGGCATGA encodes:
- a CDS encoding RNA polymerase sigma factor — translated: MRQAHIPQIAPVGSGDAELVRRALARDEAAIRTIMQANNRRLYRLARGILRNDGEAEDVVQEAYVRAFTHLENFRGDSSLSTWLSRIAMNEALGRLRRQRPGVDIDSLPQGALEAQIIQFPLAAGDDPEKSMAQREIQHVVEHAIDELPEAFRLVFITRIIEGMNVEETAEILELKPETVKSRLHRARSMLRDIVEKKIGPVVMEAFPFAGRRCERLTDAVLKRLGFN